The DNA sequence TACTCTTGGCCCGGACCAGCTCGTCGATGCGCTGCTGGTAGTCGTCGCCGTACTCTTCGGGCGTCCACTCGTCGGCCATCGCGCCGATCAGCTGCTCGGCCAGCTCCAGGTCGCGCTCACCCAAATCCGCCGCCGGGATGTTGGGCAGCGTCTCCTCGGGGTCGCGGATCTCGTCGGCCCACCACAGGGTGCTCAGCGTCAGGACGCCGTTCTGCGGGCCGATGACCGCCAGGTGCTGGCGCTCGCGCATGACCAGCGTGGTCAGCCCCAGCCGCTGCGAACGCTCCAGAGCCCGGCACAGCAGCCGGTAGGGCTTGGCCGAGCCCTTGGAGTCCGGCGCGACGTAGTAGGCGGAGTCGTACCAGAGCGCCTCCACCTCGCCGGCGGGGACGAACGCGCCGATCTCCAGCGAGCTGGAGCGCCCCGGTGCGATCTCCTCCAGCTCGGAGGGCTCGACGATGATGTACTCATCGCCGCCGCCCGCGGAGGGGTCGGCCTTGGTGCCGCGGACGATCTCGGAGGAGTCCACCTCTTTGCCGGTGCGCTCGTTCACCCGCCGGTAGCGGATGCGGTCGGAGGTGCCGCGCTGGAACTGGTGGAACCGCGTGCCGTGGCGCTCGCGGGCGCTGAACAGCCGGACCGGCAGGCTCACCAGCCCGAACGTCAGCGTCCCCTTCCACACCGGAGAGGCCATCGTCTGCCTCCTTCCGCTCAGACCTACCTCCCATACTGCCCGTCAGCAGGTAAAACGCCGCAGCGCGCGGGTAAAGACGCAAGTACGGAAGCGGCGGGGGTGGCGACGTGAACGCCGACGCGCAGGAGCGGCGGGTGGGCCGGCACCGGGTGCGCATCAGCCGCCCCGGCAAGGAGCTGTTCGAGCCGGGCGGGCCCACCAAGCTCGAACTCGCCGACCACTACCGAGCGGTCGCCGAGCCCATGCTGCGGCACCTGCGCGGGCGCCCCCTGGCGCTGCAGCGCTACCCGCACGGCATCGGCGATCCCGCAGGCGGGTTCTACGTCAAGAACCGGCCCTCCCACGCCCCTGTGTGGGCCGGTGCGGTGCGGGTGCCCAGCCGCGACGGCGACTCGGCCACCGAGATGCTCGTCTGCGACGACGCCGCGACCCTGGTCTGGCTCGCCGACCAGGCCGCCATCACCCTGCACCCGTGGCTGAGCAGGACCGGACGGCTGCACACCCCCGACCGGCTGATCATCGACCTCGACCCGCCCGGCGACGACTTCGCGGCCGTGCGCCGCGCCGCCGCCGACGTCCGCGAGGTGCTGGAAGGGCTGGGGCTGGCCGCGTTCGTCATGACGACCGGTTCCCGCGGCCTGCACGTGGTGGCGCCCATCCGCCCCGAGATCGACGCGGCCCAGGCACGCGACTTCGCCCATGTCATCGCCGAGCTGACCGCGCGCCGCCGCCCCGACGAGCTGACCACCGTCTTCCGCAAGCGGCGCCGCGGCGAGCGGCTGTTCCTGGACTACCTGCGCAACGGCTACGCCCAGCTGGCGGTCGCGCCCTACTCGGTACGGGCCCTGCCCGGCGCTCCGGTGGCGACCCCGCTTTCATGGGAGGAGCTGGAGCGGGTGGACTCGGCGCGGACGTGGACGGTGCGCACCTTCGGCGACCGCGCCGGTGCCGAGCCCTGGCGCGACATGGCGCGCCACGCCCGATCGCCGCGCCGCGCCATCGAACGCCTGGACGTCGGCTGAGCCGTCCCTGCCCCGCCGGCGGACCGGTGCCGCCTGGCCGCGCGCCCCCGCGTCAGTCAGCGCCGAAGACATGGGCCGCCAGGAAGTCGTTGGCGAACTTGCCCCGCGGGTCGTAGCGGCGGGCCAGGCCCGCGAAGTCGGCCATGCGGCTGTAGCGGCCGCGCAGCGCACCGGGCTCGGCGGTGAACAGCTTGCCCCAGTGCGGCACCGAACCCAAGGGAGCCAGGCGTTCCTCGACGCGCGCCAGCACCGGCAGCACGGCGGCCGTGTCGGGCACCAGGGTGAAGTGGAAGCCGACGGTGTCCTGCCGGTAGCTCGGACTCAGCCACAGCTCGTCCGCGGCGATCGTGCGGATCTCGTTGATCTGCAGCACCCGGGCGAGGTCGGCGCGCAGGGGCTCCAGGGCCCGCAGCGCCGCCACGGCGTTCCGGCGCGGCAGCAGGTACTCGGCCTGCAGTTCGTCGCCGTCGCTGCTGGGCGGGGAGCCGGGGCGGAAGTGCGGCAGGCGCTCGGACCAGGGGCCGGCCACGCCCAGCTGCTCGGTGCAGTGCTCGGCGGCCATCTCTGGCACGGGGTGGCGGGCCGCGCGGGCCGGCCGCGCGCCGAAGAACCCGGACCCGGTCCCCTCGGGCGCGGGGTCGCCCACGCGGTGCTTGACCCACACCTGGTCGATCACGGGCTCGCGCCAGCGGGTGAACAGGCTGACGCTGTAGGCCGCGCCGGCGATCGCGTCGAAGTGCTCGGCGGCCGCGTCCAGCTCCAAGCCCTCGTAGACGCGCTGGCTGACGTCGAAGTCGGGCCGCGTGCGCAGCGTCATCGCGGTCACGACGCCCAGGGCGCCCAGCGCCACCACCATGCCGTCGAACTCGGCGCCGCACTCGGCGCGGCTGAGCGCGACCAGGTCGCCCTCGGCGGTCACCAGCTCCAGGGCGTCGACGGCGGTGGCGAGGTTGCCGTTGGCGTCGCCGGAGCCGTGGGTGGCGGTCGCGACCGAGCCGGCGACCGAGATGTGCGGCAGCGAACCGAGGTTGTGCAGCGCGCGCCCGCGCTCCTGCAGCCACTGCGCGAGTTCGGCGTAGCGCACGCCCGCGCCCACCTGGACCGTCTGCGATGCGGTGTCCAGCTCCATGGTGCGCGGCAGGTCGGCCAGCGAGACCAGATCGCCGGGGGTGTCGGCGACGGTGTTGAAGGAGTGGCCGCTGCCCAGCGCGCGTGCCCGCTCGGCGCGGGCGACGACGGCCTGCAGCTGGGCGACGGAGGCGGGGCGGTGGACGCGTTCGGCGCCGAAGCCGATGTTCCCCGCCCAGTTCGTGGTGCGCCGGTTCACCTGGAGCCCCTTCCCGGGGGTGGAGTAAGCGGGCGTCGGCCGCCCGCCGGGCAGCAACAGGGATACCAGACGCGGTGGTCGACCGGTCCGGGCGCGTCCCCCTTCCGCGCAGGTCGTGCGGCGGCAGGCGCTTTCCAAGCGCGGCGCGCGCGTGGAAGCGGCGCCGCGCCGGGCGCGAGCGGCTCGGGCATGTGCCGCCACGCAGCGTGCGGCCGCTGCACGGGATTCGGATCGGCGGTCGGGCCTGGTGGGGCCGGCGGGGGTGTGGCCCCCGTTCGCCCGCCGGCCCGCCGCCGGTAGGCGCAACGGTTTCCACACCGCGGCGGCGCGCCGCGGCCGGGCCGTGCGTGTCGCCGCCGGTTCGGTGCCGCTAGGCGGCGCAGCCGCGGCGGCGCGCCCACCGTTGTGCCGGTTCCGGTGCAGGTCGCGAGGGTGTCCGAGTGGGCCGCGGGCGGATCTGCGGCTATGCTTGCGGATGCGCGGTGCGCCAGCGGCGAAGCTGCCGAAGAGGTTCCGCGACGCGCCGATGGGTGTCGTTGACGCTGTCCATGCGACCGGCTTACCTTCAATGTCGAAGGAACCCGCGGCGCACCCTTCATGCCCCCTGTCAAACCGCCGTGGGCCGAGAAGCCGGAGGTTCGGCGTGGCGGTTACTAGCGGTGAGCAGCAAACCTCCGCTCTCAGGAATACGGCAATACGGCGAGCTGGGGAGCAGGGCCTGCTGTGCGACAAGGACGTGGTGGCGCTGCCTATGGACGTCGGTTATCGCGGCCCCACGGCGTGTGCGGCCGCCGGAATCACCTATCGGCAACTCGACTACTGGGCCCGCACCGGGCTGGTCGGCCCGAGCGTGCGGCCTGAGGACGGCGAACCCCCGCTGTACGACTTCCGGGACGTCCTGCTGCTCAAGGTCGTCAAGCGGCTGCTGGACACCGGCATCTCCCTCCAGCAGATCCGCCCGGCGGTGGACCACCTGCGCTACCGCGGCACCGCCGATCTCGCCCAGGTCACCTTGATGAGCGACGGAGTCAGCGTCTACGAGTGCACCTCGCCCGACGAGGTCGTCGACCTCATGCAGGGCGGCCAGGGCGTGTTCGGGATCGCCTTGGGCCGGGTGTGGCGCGAGCTCGAAGGCGCCCTCGACGACTTCCCCGGCGAGCGGCTGAACGGCTCGCTCAGCCCGCAGCCCCGTCCCGCCGACGAGTTGGCACGGCGGCGCCGCGAGCGCAAGACCGGCTGACACCGGAAACCGTGCACGGACCGCCCGGCGACTCCGCAGGCCGCGGCGGCGTGTGGGCCGCGCCCCCACGCGGCCACTCCACGAACGCGGTCGGATCCAGTAACGTCGGGAGGCGCGCCGGGTTCGATCGCAAGCCGACGGACCCCGGCGGAGGCGCACGCGTGCGCGCCGTAGATAATGGCCACTCACATCTGAACAGCGAGTCGACACCAACGACGATCCGGCCGTCGATACCACGCGGGAGAGACCCCATCCAACGGGGCGCCGACGGGGCAACACTCCCCAGTAACCTCTCAGGCACCAAGGACCGCGTGGAGGAGGCCACTCTGGAGCGGTAGGCGAGACGTGCCTGCGCCTCGGCCATCGCGGCCGTGAGCGACAGAGGGGGAGACCAGACAGGAGCAGCCGCGAAAGCGGCACAGCGACCAGGAGGTCTCCATGACGGAGCAGCCAACCCGTGACCGAGGGCCGGACGCCGGCGCCGCTGCGGCCCGCGGCTTCGCCGATCGGCACATCGGCCCCGACCCGGCCGAGCTCACCCAGATGCTCAAGGCGGTCGGCCACGGCAGTACCGCCGAACTGATGACCGCGGCGCTGCCGGAGCGCATCCTCAGCAGCCCGGGGCAGTGGGCGCCGCTGGAGCTGCCCGCGCCCGCCGGTGAGACCGAGGCGCTGGCCGAGCTGCGCGAACTGGCCGACCGCAACCGGGTGCTGACCTCGATGATCGGCCAGGGCTACTACGACACCATCACCCCGCCGGTCATCCAGCGCAACATCCTGGAGAACCCGGCCTGGTACACGGCCTACACCCCTTACCAGCCGGAGATCTCCCAGGGGCGCCTGGAGGCGCTGCTGAACTTCCAGACGATGGTCTCGGACCTGACGGGCCTGGCGGTCTCCGGCGCGTCCCTGCTCGACGAGGCCACGGCGGCCGCCGAGGCGATGACGCTGGCGCGCCGCGCCACCCGCGGCAACGGCGACGCGTTCATCGTCGACTCCGACGTCTTCCCGCAGACCCTGTCGGTGCTGCGCACCCGCGCCGAGCCGCTGGGCATCGACGTGGTGGTGGCCGACCTCTCCGAGGGGCTGCCCGACACCGACGCCTTCGGCGTTCTGGTGCAGTACCCCGCCGCCTCCGGCGCCGTGCGCGATCCGCGTGCCGTCATCGCCGAGACCCACGAGCGCGGGGCACTCGCCGTGGTCGCCGCCGACATCCTGGCGCTGACCATGCTGCAGAGCCCAGGCGCGATGGGCGCCGACATCGCCGTCGGCTCGACTCAGCGCTTCGGCGTCCCCATGGGCTTCGGCGGCCCCCACGCCGGCTACATGTCGCTGCGCGAGGGACTGCAGCGCCAGCTGCCGGGGCGCCTGGTGGGCGTCTCGGTCGACAACGCCGGAAAGCCCGCCTACCGGCTCGCGCTGCAGACCCGCGAGCAGCACATCCGCCGCGAGAAGGCCACCAGCAACATCTGCACCGCCCAGGTGCTGCTGGCGGTCATGGCCGGGATGTACGCCGTCTACCACGGCCCGCACGGGCTGCGGGCGATCGCCGAGCGGGTGCACGGCCACGCCGTCGACCTGGCCGCCCGCCTGCGCGCCGCCGGGTGCGAGGTCGTCCACGACGCGTTCTTCGACACGCTGCGGGTGCGGGTGCGCGGCGGCGCGTCGGCGGTGGTCGCCGCGGCGGCCGAGCGCGGGGTCAACCTGCTGGCCGCCGACGCCGACACCGTGGGCCTGAGCTGCG is a window from the Streptomonospora litoralis genome containing:
- a CDS encoding FAD-binding protein, whose amino-acid sequence is MNRRTTNWAGNIGFGAERVHRPASVAQLQAVVARAERARALGSGHSFNTVADTPGDLVSLADLPRTMELDTASQTVQVGAGVRYAELAQWLQERGRALHNLGSLPHISVAGSVATATHGSGDANGNLATAVDALELVTAEGDLVALSRAECGAEFDGMVVALGALGVVTAMTLRTRPDFDVSQRVYEGLELDAAAEHFDAIAGAAYSVSLFTRWREPVIDQVWVKHRVGDPAPEGTGSGFFGARPARAARHPVPEMAAEHCTEQLGVAGPWSERLPHFRPGSPPSSDGDELQAEYLLPRRNAVAALRALEPLRADLARVLQINEIRTIAADELWLSPSYRQDTVGFHFTLVPDTAAVLPVLARVEERLAPLGSVPHWGKLFTAEPGALRGRYSRMADFAGLARRYDPRGKFANDFLAAHVFGAD
- the ku gene encoding non-homologous end joining protein Ku, with product MASPVWKGTLTFGLVSLPVRLFSARERHGTRFHQFQRGTSDRIRYRRVNERTGKEVDSSEIVRGTKADPSAGGGDEYIIVEPSELEEIAPGRSSSLEIGAFVPAGEVEALWYDSAYYVAPDSKGSAKPYRLLCRALERSQRLGLTTLVMRERQHLAVIGPQNGVLTLSTLWWADEIRDPEETLPNIPAADLGERDLELAEQLIGAMADEWTPEEYGDDYQQRIDELVRAKSTGERVRYAEEGPPPETNVVELTEALRASLRSGEEGAGAASGGTGGRRGAKTGNGGGRSAKTGGAKTGGGSGGGRGGARGRGGTAAPEQREAPVAELSKRELARLATELGIAGRSKMSRAELEEAVERARAGGSARSAS
- the ligD gene encoding non-homologous end-joining DNA ligase — its product is MNADAQERRVGRHRVRISRPGKELFEPGGPTKLELADHYRAVAEPMLRHLRGRPLALQRYPHGIGDPAGGFYVKNRPSHAPVWAGAVRVPSRDGDSATEMLVCDDAATLVWLADQAAITLHPWLSRTGRLHTPDRLIIDLDPPGDDFAAVRRAAADVREVLEGLGLAAFVMTTGSRGLHVVAPIRPEIDAAQARDFAHVIAELTARRRPDELTTVFRKRRRGERLFLDYLRNGYAQLAVAPYSVRALPGAPVATPLSWEELERVDSARTWTVRTFGDRAGAEPWRDMARHARSPRRAIERLDVG
- a CDS encoding MerR family transcriptional regulator, which encodes MAVTSGEQQTSALRNTAIRRAGEQGLLCDKDVVALPMDVGYRGPTACAAAGITYRQLDYWARTGLVGPSVRPEDGEPPLYDFRDVLLLKVVKRLLDTGISLQQIRPAVDHLRYRGTADLAQVTLMSDGVSVYECTSPDEVVDLMQGGQGVFGIALGRVWRELEGALDDFPGERLNGSLSPQPRPADELARRRRERKTG